A window of the Bufo gargarizans isolate SCDJY-AF-19 chromosome 1, ASM1485885v1, whole genome shotgun sequence genome harbors these coding sequences:
- the LOC122924683 gene encoding uncharacterized protein LOC122924683: MPLYTHTPGRPHIRAAVVLLVVGTMLVATVWLVATCAHYPEDLPSVCPSSPQEVRDTRDIRVSTLRLTPNLLDTKDNIWAFIATNILNSSDFCITDHYNSYDLFSTCLLAVPTPVSVLRMYYSTAWNDTSVEDADVYAHPNLYAYCSNSSSYSLTKQMVEVDTGYISSAEVCYEMTCSRSHIPMCTQPSRQPTYTTEYNATCLGLRQCKSVTNNMTCTHTIIQPSYGKNVQLPKGWLLTCGTRSWTYVPGNITGGPCTLSRLSMILPPRLVDHSRVPRSLGEALPSDCDSAVHLFSEAEYVSLAVSLVGVPGLATANHRQLSKIACALAKGLNHTSSALYELLIDLQGTRQAVLQNRLTIDYLLLKHNMGCDSFEGMCCFNLSDHAKSIQDHIKAVSELAKDIKRDISQNWWDWFFGWLPGTAFIQRLTVTIVGVIMCMITLCCCAQCIPNILSMCRACMTPANTQETYPGGHMVLLSE; this comes from the coding sequence ATGCCGTTATACACTCATACCCCTGGAAGGCCTCACATCCGTGCAGCAGTAGTACTCTTGGTAGTAGGAACAATGCTAGTAGCCACTGTTTGGCTTGTAGCAACATGTGCTCATTATCCAGAGGACCTACCCTCAGTTTGCCCCTCATCACCCCAGGAAGTGAGAGACACAAGAGACATTCGGGTCTCCACTCTACGATTAACCCCAAATCTGTTAGACACAAAGGACAATATATGGGCATTTATTGCCACCAATATACTAAATTCTTCGGATTTTTGCATCACAGATCACTACAACTCATATGACTTGTTTTCTACCTGCCTCTTAGCTGTTCCCACTCCAGTGAGTGTCCTAAGAATGTATTACAGTACAGCATGGAACGACACAAGTGTGGAGGATGCTGATGTATATGCACATCCAAACTTATACGCGTATTGTAGCAACAGCTCTTCATATTCACTCACAAAACAAATGGTTGAGGTAGATACAGGATATATATCCTCCGCTGAAGTTTGCTATGAAATGACCTGCAGTAGAAGTCACATCCCTATGTGCACACAACCAAGTCGCCAGCCTACATACACCACAGAATACAACGCCACCTGTTTAGGCCTTCGCCAGTGCAAGTCAGTAACCAACAACATGACCTGTACCCATACCATAATACAACCTAGTTATGGGAAAAATGTCCAGCTCCCTAAGGGATGGTTACTGACATGTGGGACTCGTAGCTGGACATATGTCCCAGGGAATATAACGGGGGGGCCATGTACACTTTCCCGGCTCTCAATGATCCTACCCCCAAGATTGGTTGACCACTCCCGAGTCCCTAGGTCCCTGGGAGAGGCTCTTCCAAGCGACTGCGACTCAGCAGTACATCTGTTCTCTGAAGCTGAGTATGTCTCTCTGGCCGTATCCCTAGTAGGAGTCCCAGGCCTTGCAACAGCAAATCATAGACAGCTGAGTAAGATCGCCTGTGCACTTGCAAAGGGGTTAAACCACACATCTAGTGCTCTGTATGAACTATTGATAGATCTCCAGGGCACTAGACAGGCAGTCTTACAAAATCGGTTGACTATAGATTATCTGTTGCTTAAGCATAATATGGGATGTGATTCCTTTGAAGGCATGTGTTGCTTCAATCTCAGTGACCATGCAAAATCAATACAAGACCACATTAAGGCAGTGAGCGAACTGGCAAAAGACATCAAGAGGGATATTAGTCAAAATTGGTGGGATTGGTTTTTTGGGTGGTTGCCTGGAACAGCATTCATTCAACGGCTGACGGTGACCATAGTGGGGGTAATCATGTGCATGATAACTCTATGCTGTTGTGCTCAGTGCATCCCAAACATCCTATCTATGTGTAGAGCATGCATGACTCCAGCAAACACACAGGAAACATATCCAGGAGGACACATGGTGCTACTCtcagaatga